A genomic segment from Sciurus carolinensis chromosome 1, mSciCar1.2, whole genome shotgun sequence encodes:
- the LOC124986937 gene encoding olfactory receptor 10K2, with protein sequence MEWTNGTVVREFVFLGFSALTGLQQLLFVIFLLLYLFTLGTNAIIISTIVLDRALHTPMYFFLSVLSCSETCYTFVIVPKMLVDLLTEKKTISFLGCAIQMFTFLFLGCSHSFLLAAMGYDRYVAICNPLRYTLLMGQRVCVGLVAAAYACGFTVAQIITSLVFHLPFHSSNQLHHFFCDISPVLKLASYHTHFSQIIIFMLCALVLVVPLLMILVSYIRIILAIIQFPSTLGRYKAFSTCASHLIIVIVHYGCASFIYLRPKSNYSSSQDALISVSYTILTPLFNPMIYSLRNKEFKSALCRVVGRTISLPH encoded by the coding sequence ATGGAGTGGACCAATGGCACTGTGGTGAGAGAGTTTGTCTTCCTGGGCTTCTCTGCTCTGACTGGGCTGCAGCAGCTACTCTTCGTGATCTTCCTGCTCCTCTACCTCTTCACTCTGGGCACCAATGCCATCATCATTTCCACCATTGTGCTGGACAGAGCCCTTCatactcccatgtacttcttcctctcggTCCTCTCCTGCTCTGAGACTTGTTATACCTTTGTTATTGTGCCCAAGATGCTGGTGGACCTGCTGACTGAGAAGAAGACCATCTCCTTCCTGGGCTGTGCCATCCAGATGTTCACCTTCCTCTTCCTGGGCTGCTCTCACTCCTTCCTGCTGGCAGCCATGGGttatgatcgctatgtggccatctgcaacccaCTGCGCTACACTTTGCTCATGGGCCAGAGAGTGTGTGTGGGACTAGTGGCTGCTGCCTATGCCTGTGGTTTCACAGTGGCTCAGATCATCACATCTTTGGTATTTCATCTGCCCTTCCACTCCTCCAACCAACTGCatcacttcttctgtgacatcTCTCCTGTCCTCAAACTGGCATCTTACCATACCCATTTCAGTCAGATTATCATCTTCATGCTCTGTGCATTGGTCTTGGTTGTTCCCCTGTTGATGATCTTGGTATCTTACATTCGTATCATCTTGGCAATCATCCAGTTTCCTTCCACGCTGGGCAGGTACAAAGCTttctccacctgtgcttctcaCCTCATTATTGTCATTGTCCACTATGGCTGTGCCTCTTTTATCTACCTAAGGCCTAAGTCCAACTACTCCTCAAGCCAGGATGCTCTGATATCAGTATCCTACACCATCCTAACTCCATTATTCAACCCAATGATTTATAGCTTAAGAAATAAAGAGTTCAAATCAGCTCTTTGTAGAGTTGTGGGAAGAACAATTTCTCTGCCACATTAA